From Amycolatopsis sp. cg9, one genomic window encodes:
- a CDS encoding 3-hydroxybutyrate dehydrogenase produces MTSDLDGRTALVTGGAGGIGLACVRALAAAGAKVHVVDVDAERAEAAATEVGGWAHAADLTDPAAIGALPAEVDILVNNAGIQHVAPIEDFPPDVFARIQALMVTAPFLLIRHALPSMYARGWGRIVNMSSVHGLRASAYKAAYVAAKHGLEGLSKVAALEGAEHGVTSNCVNPGYVRTPLVDGQIDAQAAEHDIPREDVVAEVLLKRAAIKKLIEPDDVASLVVWLCSPRAGHITGASIPLDGGWTAA; encoded by the coding sequence ATGACCAGCGATCTGGACGGGCGCACCGCCCTCGTGACCGGCGGGGCCGGGGGCATCGGCCTCGCCTGCGTCCGCGCTCTCGCGGCGGCCGGGGCCAAGGTGCACGTCGTCGACGTGGACGCCGAACGCGCCGAAGCCGCCGCCACCGAAGTCGGGGGCTGGGCGCACGCCGCCGACCTGACCGACCCCGCGGCCATCGGCGCGCTGCCCGCCGAGGTCGACATCCTCGTGAACAACGCCGGCATCCAGCACGTCGCGCCGATCGAGGACTTCCCCCCGGACGTCTTCGCGCGCATCCAGGCGCTGATGGTCACCGCGCCCTTCCTGCTCATCCGGCACGCGCTGCCCTCGATGTACGCCCGGGGCTGGGGCCGGATCGTCAACATGTCGAGCGTCCACGGGCTGCGCGCCTCCGCCTACAAGGCCGCGTACGTCGCCGCCAAGCACGGGCTCGAAGGACTTTCCAAGGTCGCCGCCCTCGAAGGGGCCGAGCACGGGGTCACCAGCAACTGCGTGAACCCCGGGTACGTCCGCACCCCGCTGGTCGACGGCCAGATCGACGCGCAGGCCGCCGAGCACGACATCCCGCGCGAGGACGTCGTCGCCGAGGTCCTCCTCAAGCGCGCCGCGATCAAGAAGCTCATCGAACCCGACGACGTCGCTTCCCTGGTGGTGTGGCTGTGCTCCCCGCGCGCCGGCCACATCACCGGGGCGTCCATCCCGCTCGACGGCGGCTGGACCGCCGCCTAG
- a CDS encoding MFS transporter, with translation MSQPHRSAIAKIVGASLIGTTIEWYDFFLYTSAAALVFNKLFFPTADPLTGTLLAFLTYAVGFLARPIGGLVFGHFGDRLGRKKLLIVSLSLMGGSTALMGVLPTYASAGVVAPLLLTLLRLVQGFALGGEWGGAVLIVSEHGDDRRRGFWASWPQCGAPGGNLLATAVLAILSATQSDAAFLSWGWRIPFLLSAVLLLIGLWIRLAVSESPVFLAAQRQAEAREEKHVPVVDVFRHNWREVLVTIGARMAENVSYYVITAFILVYVTTGLHLPKGVGLTAVLIGSAVHFVTIPVWGALSDRVGRRPVYLFGAIGMAVWGFAFFALLDTKSSAVIVLATTVGLVLHGAMYGPQAAFFAEQFPTRVRYTGLSVGGQLSSIAAGAVAPLIAVALFSAWGSTVPVSLYVAAMCLLTVIALLASRETRGRSLHDDGVQAEQETVSP, from the coding sequence GTGAGCCAACCCCACCGGTCGGCGATCGCCAAGATCGTCGGCGCGAGCCTGATCGGCACCACCATCGAGTGGTACGACTTCTTCCTCTACACCTCGGCCGCCGCGCTGGTGTTCAACAAGCTGTTCTTCCCGACGGCGGACCCGCTCACCGGCACGCTGCTGGCGTTCCTGACCTACGCGGTCGGGTTCCTCGCCCGCCCGATCGGCGGCCTGGTGTTCGGGCACTTCGGCGACCGGCTCGGGCGGAAGAAGCTGCTCATCGTCAGCCTGTCGCTGATGGGTGGTTCGACGGCGCTCATGGGCGTGCTGCCGACGTACGCGTCGGCGGGTGTCGTGGCTCCCTTGCTGCTGACACTGCTCCGCCTCGTCCAGGGCTTCGCGCTCGGCGGGGAATGGGGTGGCGCGGTCCTGATCGTCTCCGAGCACGGCGACGACCGCCGCCGCGGGTTCTGGGCGAGCTGGCCGCAGTGCGGCGCCCCGGGCGGCAACCTGCTGGCCACGGCGGTGCTGGCGATCCTGTCCGCGACGCAGTCCGACGCGGCCTTCCTGTCCTGGGGCTGGCGGATCCCGTTCCTGCTCTCCGCGGTGCTGCTGCTGATCGGGCTGTGGATCCGGCTGGCCGTCTCCGAGTCGCCGGTGTTCCTCGCCGCCCAGCGGCAGGCCGAGGCGCGCGAGGAGAAGCACGTCCCCGTCGTCGACGTCTTCCGCCACAACTGGCGCGAAGTGCTGGTCACCATCGGCGCCCGGATGGCCGAGAACGTGTCGTACTACGTGATCACCGCGTTCATCCTGGTGTACGTCACGACCGGGCTGCACCTGCCGAAGGGCGTGGGCCTGACCGCGGTCCTGATCGGCTCGGCCGTGCACTTCGTGACCATCCCGGTCTGGGGCGCGCTGTCCGACCGCGTCGGCCGCCGCCCGGTCTACCTGTTCGGCGCGATCGGGATGGCCGTGTGGGGCTTTGCGTTCTTCGCGCTGCTGGACACGAAGTCGTCGGCGGTGATCGTCCTGGCCACCACCGTCGGGCTGGTGCTGCACGGCGCGATGTACGGGCCGCAGGCGGCCTTCTTCGCCGAGCAGTTCCCGACCCGCGTCCGCTACACCGGGCTGTCGGTCGGCGGTCAGCTGTCCTCGATCGCCGCCGGGGCCGTCGCGCCGCTGATCGCCGTGGCGCTGTTCTCGGCCTGGGGCAGCACCGTGCCGGTGTCGCTGTACGTCGCGGCGATGTGCCTGCTCACCGTGATCGCGCTGCTGGCGTCCCGCGAGACCCGCGGCCGGTCGCTGCACGACGACGGCGTTCAGGCGGAACAGGAGACCGTTTCGCCCTAG
- a CDS encoding VOC family protein → MLRGMATVSYFADDHEAAKEWYAEFLGIEPYFQRPGYAEFRIGDHQHELGLIDRKYVPASMGGASGEIVYWHVDDLEATVARLHELGAKEYEPITERGPGFVTASVVDPFGNVLGVMTNAHYVAMLTR, encoded by the coding sequence ATGCTGCGAGGAATGGCCACCGTTTCGTACTTCGCCGACGACCACGAGGCCGCGAAGGAGTGGTACGCGGAGTTCCTCGGCATCGAGCCGTACTTCCAGCGGCCCGGGTACGCCGAGTTCCGCATCGGCGACCACCAGCACGAACTCGGGCTGATCGACCGGAAGTACGTCCCGGCGAGCATGGGCGGGGCGAGTGGCGAGATCGTCTACTGGCACGTCGACGACCTCGAGGCGACCGTCGCCCGCCTCCACGAGCTGGGCGCGAAGGAGTACGAGCCGATCACCGAGCGCGGGCCGGGGTTCGTGACGGCGTCGGTCGTCGACCCGTTCGGCAACGTCCTCGGCGTGATGACCAACGCGCACTACGTGGCGATGCTGACGCGCTGA